The Calonectris borealis chromosome 13, bCalBor7.hap1.2, whole genome shotgun sequence genome contains a region encoding:
- the GAB3 gene encoding GRB2-associated-binding protein 3: MSSGDVVCTGWLIKSPPEKKLKRYAWRKRWFVLRRGRMSGNPDVLEYYRNNHSKKPIRIIDLNECEVLKHSGPNFIKKEFQNNFVFIVRTTYRTFYLVAKTEEEMQIWVHNISQICNFGHLEDGTGSVESLSHTTSSPQPSPAASTHASRIADPSFSVDHTAADASAAEETPSESESVFLPDYLFLSNCESGKLSHNRCDSWSNSDRSLEQTSSDDVFVDSLQSQPSLYLVQPSSAGTVHQDGAPLANPSTVSRNIDISGPPSDFSSSSPLLGTPLTPTFQIDKSQNTMPYVHVTQLDILSNTPPPRPPKPTHFSDRRGDEVGSGALQNGHAGICRAQVALVPRRISLSSLDNVRNWKADMEGSSLRSRDKRLSLNLQKNKKMEEALGFGQLLCRFFAATGSLSERKEGEATAPSTLFLKQVKPARPPPLDLRNLSTIREHAAVTRMWTVPYNRMSFISPERDGINSARIFANSVSGEEEESYIHMEHRQATSPYSGAFPWTRKSNLDYLALDFNSASPSPVQKKPFLSEEQRVDYVQVDEQKTQALQNTKQEWTDERQSKV, from the exons GCATGGCGGAAGCGCTGGTTCGTGCTGCGCAGAGGCCGCATGAGCGGGAATCCGGACGTGCTGGAGTACTACAGGAATAACCATTCCAAAAAGCCTATTCGGATCATCGACCTCAACGAGTGCGAAGTGCTGAAGCACTCGGGGCCCAACTTCATCAAGAAGGAATTTCAGAACAACTTCGTCTTCATTGTGAGAACCACCTACCGCACCTTCTACCTGGTAGCCAAAACTGAGGAGGAGATGCAGATCTGGGTGCACAACATCAGCCAGATCTGTAACTTTGGACATCTAGAAGATGGCACAG GTTCGGTGGAGAGCCTGTCTCACACGACCTCGTCCCCGCAGCCATCGCCAGCCGCCTCCACCCACGCCTCCCGCATCGCCGATCCCTCCTTCTCGGTCGACCACACTGCTGCTGACGCATCTGCCGCAGAGGAGACCCCCAGCGAGTCAGAGTCGGTCTTCCTCCCCGACTACCTCTTCCTCTCCAACTGCGAGTCGGGCAAGCTGAGCCACAACAG GTGTGACAGCTGGTCGAATTCGGACAGATCTCTGGAGCAAACCTCATCGGACGATGTTTTTGTCGACTCCTTGCAGTCCCAGCCCTCCTTGTACCTTGTGCAGCCGTCCAGCGCTGGCACTGTGCACCAGGACGGGGCCCCACTGGCAAATCCCAGCACTGTGTCCAGGAACATAGACATTAGCGGGCCACCTAGtgacttttcctcctcttctccactgcTGGGGACACCACTGACACCAACCTTTCAGATTGACAAGAGCCAAAACACGATGCCCTACGTGCATGTCACCCAGCTGGACATCCTGTCCAACACGCCCCCGCCGCGGCCACCCAAGCCAACCCACTTCTCGGACAGGAGAGGGGATGAGGTGGGCAGCGGGGCCCTCCAGAACGGGCATGCAGGGATCTGCCGGGCTCAGGTCGCTCTGGTGCCCAGGAGGATCTCCTTGTCCAGCTTAGACAACGTGAGGAACTGGAAAG cagacaTGGAAGGCAGTTCCTTAAGAAGTCGGGATAAGAGGCTTAGCTTGAATTTG cagaagaataaaaaaatggaagaagcacTTGGCTTTGGGCAACTTCTGTGCCGCTTCTTTGCGGCCACAGGAAGCCTTtcagagaggaaggagggggaggccACAGCACCGAGCACCCTGTTTTTAAAGCAGGTGAAGCCAG CACGGCCACCTCCTCTGGACTTGAGGAACCTCTCCACAATCCGGGAGCATGCTGCCGTGACCAGGATGTGGACCGTGCCTTA CAATCGAATGAGCTTTATCTCACCAGAAAGAGACGGTATTAATTCAGCAAGAATATTTGCCAATTCAGTTTccggagaagaggaagaaagttaCATTCATATG GAGCACAGACAAGCAACATCTCCATACAGTGGTGCTTTTCCATGGACAAGGAAATCTAACCTTGATTACTTAGCATTGGATTTTAATTCTGCTTCCCCATCCCCTGTACAGAAG AAACCTTTCCTCTCTGAGGAGCAGAGAGTGGACTATGTCCAGGTAGATGAACAGAAGACTCAAGCTTTACAGAACACTAAGCAGGAATGGACAGATGAGAGGCAATCAAAAGTCTAA